CTTGAACATATATTCCTGATGGATACGCTCAATCCCCCAATATGCTCGGTTCAGTTCCATTTCGGGTAACGCATCCAGCAGCTCGTTAATTTTATCTCGAATCATCATTACCTCCGTAAGTTATCTGGAATTAGAATACCTGGCCCTTGCCTGACTGTTTAGCTTCATTTCGCAGTACATAAGCCAGTTTGTACATCTCCGCAATGTCATGTCTGTTCTGTTTCTGGAATCTTTGGATCGCTTCATCAATCTCTACCACTTCCACTGCAACCACCTGCTCACCATCCTCCGGATTCAGCGGATCACCGACAAGTTCAACATCTCCATAACCGATGATTCGTACGAAATGGGGATGCGGGATATACGGTCGATACGGTTCCAACGCACTGGATGTGCAATAGAATTGACCAAAGATCTGATAGGACCGCATGTCTGCCCCAAGTTCCTCCATCAGTTCGCGCTTCAGTCCATCCATATACTGCTCACCTGCTTCAAGCGTCCCTCCAGGCAGCTCCCAATCTCCATTATCCAGTTGAAAGACGACACATTGATCCCCAACAAACGGAATGATGCTAATATTACTCACCAGCTTTTCATCCACGATGTCGTTCAATCTGAACTCCGCCTCAATAATTCCCCAATGAATTGACGTACTCAGCGCTGGAAATAGTTCCGCACTCAAGCTACTCATCCGCACCCGATCCTCTCTATCTAATTCCACTATTCTTCCAATTATA
The nucleotide sequence above comes from Paenibacillus sp. W2I17. Encoded proteins:
- a CDS encoding NUDIX hydrolase; the protein is MSSLSAELFPALSTSIHWGIIEAEFRLNDIVDEKLVSNISIIPFVGDQCVVFQLDNGDWELPGGTLEAGEQYMDGLKRELMEELGADMRSYQIFGQFYCTSSALEPYRPYIPHPHFVRIIGYGDVELVGDPLNPEDGEQVVAVEVVEIDEAIQRFQKQNRHDIAEMYKLAYVLRNEAKQSGKGQVF